From the genome of Gracilibacillus salitolerans, one region includes:
- the purS gene encoding phosphoribosylformylglycinamidine synthase subunit PurS produces the protein MKLVKVHITLKEGVLDPQGKAVQGSLNTLGYDNVKEVRVGKYLELTVNDDANIELEIEEMCNKLLANPVIENYSYTVEEGVAQ, from the coding sequence ATGAAACTAGTAAAAGTACACATTACATTAAAAGAGGGCGTATTAGATCCACAGGGTAAAGCAGTACAAGGATCTTTAAATACATTAGGCTATGACAATGTCAAAGAGGTTCGTGTTGGCAAGTATTTAGAATTAACCGTGAATGATGATGCAAATATTGAATTAGAAATTGAAGAGATGTGTAACAAACTACTCGCAAACCCAGTTATCGAAAATTATTCGTATACAGTGGAAGAGGGGGTTGCCCAGTGA
- the purL gene encoding phosphoribosylformylglycinamidine synthase subunit PurL, which translates to MLQAPEITPELIEQDKVYQEMGLTDKEYDMIKNIMGRRPNFTEIGIFSVMWSEHCSYKTSKPLLKKFPTEGPQVVQGPGEGAGVVDIGDGQGVVFKVESHNHPSAVEPYQGAATGVGGIIRDVFSMGARPIASLNSLRFGNLHTGRVKYLFDEVVHGIAGYGNCVGVPTVGGEVQFDDCYEGNPLVNAMCVGLIDTKDIQKGIAAGLGNTIMYVGSKTGRDGIHGATFASEDLSEDSESKRSNVQVGDPFMEKLLIEACLEVIQSDALVGIQDMGAAGLTSSASEMASKAGMGMEMNLDLIPQREENMTAYEMMLSESQERMLLCVKKGEEQEIVDIFKKYGLEAVAVGQVTDDKMFRLLHKDEVVADIPVDNLAEDAPIFYKESKVPSFYQEYQSMPAYQPEVSDHKETLKQLLQQPTIASKEYVYDQYDSMVQANTVFSPGSDAAVVRVRGYDKAIAMTTDCNSRYIHLDPEAGGKIAVAEAARNIVASGAKPLALTDGLNFGNPDKPENFWQMEKSVEGMSAASLRLNTPVISGNVSLYNESNGQAIFPTPVVGMVGLHESLDHITPSHFQNEGDLIYVIGETEAEFGGSELQNLLEGKYFGKAPAIDLDTEAKLQEQLLDAIRAGLVSSAHDIAEGGLGVAIAESLFNDKELGADVQFEGDLTTALFSESQSRFVVTVPEKDREAFEAKVEDIQLVGTVTVTNQLVVRNGEKEAITEDVTTLQQLWKGAIPCLLKSKV; encoded by the coding sequence ATGTTGCAGGCGCCTGAAATTACTCCTGAGTTGATAGAACAAGATAAAGTCTATCAGGAAATGGGATTAACAGATAAAGAATATGACATGATTAAAAACATTATGGGACGTCGCCCGAATTTTACTGAAATCGGTATTTTCTCGGTAATGTGGTCGGAGCACTGCAGTTATAAGACTTCTAAACCTTTATTAAAGAAATTTCCGACAGAAGGACCACAAGTAGTGCAGGGTCCTGGTGAAGGTGCAGGTGTTGTGGATATCGGTGATGGCCAGGGTGTCGTATTTAAAGTCGAAAGTCATAACCACCCTTCAGCGGTAGAACCATATCAAGGAGCAGCAACAGGTGTCGGCGGTATTATCCGTGACGTTTTCTCGATGGGGGCTCGTCCGATTGCATCATTAAACTCGTTACGCTTCGGTAATCTCCATACCGGTCGTGTCAAATATCTTTTTGATGAGGTGGTCCATGGTATTGCTGGCTACGGTAACTGTGTAGGGGTACCAACCGTTGGAGGAGAAGTACAATTTGATGATTGTTATGAAGGCAATCCACTCGTTAATGCAATGTGTGTTGGCCTAATCGATACGAAAGATATTCAAAAAGGGATCGCTGCCGGTCTTGGAAACACGATTATGTATGTCGGTTCTAAAACAGGTCGTGATGGGATCCATGGTGCGACATTTGCTTCGGAAGATTTATCAGAAGACTCAGAAAGCAAACGTTCCAACGTACAAGTTGGTGACCCTTTTATGGAAAAATTATTAATCGAAGCATGCCTTGAAGTCATTCAATCTGATGCATTAGTTGGAATTCAGGACATGGGGGCAGCAGGTCTTACTTCATCTGCAAGTGAGATGGCAAGTAAAGCTGGTATGGGGATGGAGATGAACCTAGACTTAATCCCGCAGCGTGAAGAAAACATGACGGCGTATGAAATGATGTTGTCAGAATCACAAGAACGTATGCTGTTATGTGTGAAAAAAGGTGAGGAACAGGAAATTGTCGACATTTTCAAGAAATACGGACTTGAAGCTGTAGCAGTAGGTCAAGTAACCGATGATAAAATGTTCCGCTTATTGCATAAAGACGAAGTAGTTGCCGATATCCCAGTCGATAACTTAGCAGAAGATGCACCGATTTTCTATAAAGAATCGAAAGTTCCAAGCTTTTATCAAGAATACCAATCCATGCCTGCGTACCAACCGGAAGTCAGTGATCACAAGGAAACATTGAAACAATTATTGCAACAGCCAACGATCGCAAGCAAAGAATATGTTTATGATCAATATGACTCCATGGTACAGGCGAATACCGTTTTCTCACCAGGTTCAGATGCGGCAGTTGTACGTGTCCGCGGATATGACAAAGCAATTGCGATGACAACGGACTGTAATTCTCGTTATATCCATTTGGATCCGGAAGCCGGCGGTAAAATAGCAGTAGCAGAAGCAGCACGCAATATCGTTGCCTCTGGTGCAAAACCATTAGCACTTACAGATGGGTTAAACTTTGGTAATCCGGATAAACCAGAAAACTTCTGGCAAATGGAGAAAAGTGTAGAAGGTATGAGTGCAGCCAGCTTAAGATTGAATACACCGGTTATCAGCGGTAACGTTTCCCTTTACAACGAATCAAACGGTCAGGCAATCTTCCCGACACCAGTAGTTGGTATGGTTGGATTACATGAATCACTTGATCATATTACTCCATCGCATTTTCAAAATGAAGGTGACTTGATTTATGTGATTGGTGAAACGGAAGCAGAGTTCGGTGGCAGTGAACTGCAAAATCTCTTGGAAGGTAAATACTTCGGTAAAGCTCCGGCAATTGATTTGGATACGGAAGCAAAACTCCAAGAGCAATTATTAGATGCAATCCGTGCTGGTCTTGTTTCATCTGCTCATGACATTGCAGAAGGTGGACTTGGAGTTGCAATAGCAGAAAGTCTTTTTAACGATAAAGAATTGGGTGCAGATGTTCAATTCGAAGGTGATCTTACAACAGCACTTTTCAGTGAATCACAATCACGTTTTGTTGTAACGGTTCCTGAGAAAGATCGTGAAGCATTTGAAGCGAAAGTAGAAGATATACAATTAGTAGGAACGGTAACAGTGACCAATCAATTAGTCGTACGTAATGGTGAGAAAGAAGCAATCACAGAAGATGTAACAACATTACAACAGCTGTGGAAAGGAGCTATCCCGTGCTTGCTGAAATCAAAGGTTTAA
- the purC gene encoding phosphoribosylaminoimidazolesuccinocarboxamide synthase, with translation MKDKLLYEGKAKQVFTVADNPNVLVLSYKNDATAFNGEKKAEFQGKGRYNNLISAKVFEYLREQGINSHFKEALNETEQLVERTTIIPLEVVVRNVAAGSIVRRTGIEEKTIFDPPLVELFYKKDELGDPLINDDHALLLTDATEADLSKIKQMALQVNGQLQAFFKEINLQLVDFKLEFGRNASDEIVLSDEVSPDTCRLWDIATGEKMDKDVFREDLGDLVTVYDHILSRLEAKQ, from the coding sequence ATGAAAGACAAGCTGTTATATGAAGGAAAAGCAAAGCAAGTATTTACGGTAGCGGATAATCCGAATGTATTAGTCCTTTCTTACAAAAATGATGCAACAGCCTTTAATGGTGAGAAAAAAGCAGAGTTTCAAGGGAAAGGTCGCTATAATAACTTAATCTCTGCTAAAGTGTTCGAATACCTTCGCGAGCAGGGGATCAACAGTCACTTTAAAGAAGCGTTAAATGAAACGGAACAATTAGTTGAAAGAACAACAATTATACCGCTTGAGGTTGTCGTTCGTAATGTCGCTGCGGGAAGCATCGTCCGTCGTACAGGTATTGAAGAGAAGACAATTTTCGATCCGCCGCTAGTGGAACTTTTTTATAAAAAAGATGAGCTTGGTGATCCATTAATCAATGACGACCATGCGTTACTATTAACGGATGCAACCGAAGCAGATCTGTCCAAAATTAAACAAATGGCACTTCAAGTAAACGGGCAATTGCAAGCTTTCTTCAAAGAAATTAATTTACAGCTTGTCGATTTCAAATTGGAATTCGGTCGCAATGCTAGTGATGAAATTGTGTTATCGGATGAAGTAAGTCCCGACACTTGCAGACTATGGGATATCGCAACAGGAGAGAAAATGGACAAAGACGTATTTCGTGAAGACTTAGGTGACTTAGTTACTGTATATGACCATATTTTATCGAGACTGGAGGCAAAACAATGA
- the purQ gene encoding phosphoribosylformylglycinamidine synthase subunit PurQ, protein MKFAVIVFPGSNCDRDMYYAAKDALGEEADMLWYQEANLEGYDAILLPGGFSYGDYLRSGAIASTSDIVKQLREQADKGIPILGVCNGFQILLESGLLPGAMLRNKNLKFMCHFENLIVENNDTLFTSKYEKDEVVSIPIAHHDGNYYCDEETLARLKENNQIVFTYQNNPNGSVSDIAGIINEQGNVLGMMPHPERAVEAILNSDDGLKLFQSMLENWRERYVAGA, encoded by the coding sequence GTGAAATTTGCTGTGATTGTCTTCCCTGGCTCCAATTGTGACCGTGATATGTACTATGCAGCAAAAGATGCACTGGGAGAAGAAGCGGATATGCTTTGGTATCAGGAAGCAAACCTGGAAGGCTATGATGCAATTTTACTCCCTGGTGGATTCTCTTATGGTGATTATCTTCGTTCTGGTGCAATTGCTTCTACATCAGATATCGTCAAGCAATTACGAGAACAAGCAGACAAAGGGATTCCGATTCTAGGTGTGTGTAACGGATTTCAAATATTATTAGAATCCGGGTTACTGCCAGGTGCAATGCTGCGGAATAAGAATCTGAAATTCATGTGTCATTTTGAAAACTTAATCGTTGAAAACAATGACACCCTTTTTACCTCGAAATATGAAAAGGACGAAGTAGTCTCGATTCCGATCGCACATCATGATGGAAACTATTATTGTGATGAGGAGACACTTGCTAGATTAAAAGAAAACAATCAAATCGTCTTTACGTACCAAAATAATCCTAATGGTTCGGTTAGTGATATTGCCGGAATCATCAATGAACAAGGAAACGTGTTAGGTATGATGCCACACCCGGAACGTGCGGTAGAAGCGATTTTAAACAGTGACGATGGGTTAAAACTATTCCAATCTATGCTAGAAAACTGGAGGGAACGTTATGTTGCAGGCGCCTGA